A single region of the Bacteroides luhongzhouii genome encodes:
- a CDS encoding sensor protein KdpD: MDDREQSVQYFLDLIKRSHRGKFKVYIGMIAGVGKSYRMLQEAHELLENGVDVQIGYIETHGRAGTEALLQGLPVIPRRKIFYKGKELEEMDVDAIIRIHPEIVIVDELAHTNVEGSMNEKRWQDVITLLDEGINVISAINIQHIESVNEEVQEITGIEVKERVPDSVLQEADEVVNIDLTAEELIARLKAGKIYRPEKIQTALDNFFRTENILQLRELALKEVALRVEKKVENEVVMGVAVGLRHEKFMACISSHEKTPRRIIRKAAKLATRYNTTFIALYVQTPKESMDRIDLASQRYLLNHFKLVAELGGEVVQVQSKDILGSIVKVCKEKQISTVCMGTPNLRLPYAICSILGYRKFLNNLSQANVDLIILA; this comes from the coding sequence ATGGATGATAGAGAACAAAGTGTACAGTATTTTTTGGATCTGATAAAGAGATCCCACCGGGGTAAATTTAAGGTTTATATCGGTATGATAGCCGGTGTGGGAAAGTCATATCGTATGCTTCAGGAGGCACATGAACTGCTGGAGAACGGTGTGGACGTACAAATCGGCTATATCGAAACTCATGGACGTGCCGGGACGGAAGCGTTACTGCAAGGACTCCCTGTCATTCCGCGCCGCAAAATCTTCTATAAGGGGAAAGAATTGGAAGAAATGGATGTGGATGCGATTATCCGTATCCATCCGGAAATAGTAATTGTGGACGAACTGGCGCATACCAATGTAGAAGGCAGTATGAATGAGAAACGTTGGCAAGATGTGATAACTTTGCTGGATGAGGGGATCAATGTGATTTCGGCAATCAATATTCAGCACATCGAAAGCGTGAATGAAGAAGTGCAGGAGATCACGGGCATTGAAGTGAAAGAACGAGTGCCCGACAGCGTACTTCAGGAGGCGGATGAGGTGGTGAATATTGACTTGACGGCAGAGGAACTGATTGCTCGTTTGAAAGCGGGGAAGATCTATCGTCCGGAAAAGATTCAGACAGCATTGGATAATTTTTTCAGAACCGAGAATATTCTTCAATTGCGTGAGTTGGCTCTGAAGGAAGTTGCGCTGCGGGTAGAAAAAAAGGTGGAGAATGAGGTGGTGATGGGAGTAGCTGTCGGACTTCGGCATGAGAAGTTTATGGCTTGTATCAGTAGTCACGAGAAAACACCCCGGCGGATTATCAGAAAGGCGGCAAAGTTGGCAACCCGGTATAATACTACGTTTATAGCTTTGTATGTTCAGACTCCGAAAGAGAGTATGGATCGAATTGATTTGGCCAGTCAACGCTATTTGTTGAATCATTTTAAACTTGTGGCGGAGCTTGGGGGAGAAGTTGTCCAGGTACAGTCGAAAGACATTTTGGGAAGCATCGTCAAGGTTTGTAAAGAGAAACAGATATCGACAGTGTGTATGGGAACTCCTAATTTGCGGCTACCGTATGCTATTTGTTCTATACTGGGATATAGAAAGTTTTTAAATAATTTGTCGCAAGCTAATGTCGATTTGATTATACTTGCATAA
- the kdpB gene encoding potassium-transporting ATPase subunit KdpB, whose amino-acid sequence MKDNKSASLFPKEQVIESLKQAFVKLNPRMMIKNPIMFTVEVATVVMLLVTLYSIVNSSQGSFAYNIAVFIILFVTLLFANFAEAIAEARGKAQADSLRKTREETPAKKVEGNKIVIVSSSQLKKGDVFVCEAGDVIPSDGEIIEGLASIDESAITGESAPVIREAGGDKSSVTGGTKVLSDHIKVMVTTQPGESFLDKMIALVEGASRQKTPNEIALTILLAGFTLVFVIVCVTLKPFADYSNTVITIASLISLFVCLIPTTIGGLLSAIGIAGMDRALRANVITKSGKAVETAGDIDTLLLDKTGTITIGNRKATHFHTAPGVNLHDFVETCLLSSLSDETPEGKSIVELGRESGIRMRNLNTTGARMIKFTAETKCSGVDLADGTQIRKGAFDAIRKMVEGEGNEFPKEVEEIISSISSNGGTPLVVCVNKKVTGVIELQDIIKPGIQERFERLRKMGVKTVMVTGDNPLTAKYIAEKAGVDDFIAEAKPEDKMEYIKKEQQAGKLVAMMGDGTNDAPALAQANVGVAMNSGTQAAKEAGNMVDLDNDPTKLIEIVEIGKQLLMTRGTLTTFSIANDVAKYFAIVPALFMVAIPELAALNIMHLHSPESAILSAVIFNAIIIPILIPLALRGVQYKPIGASALLRRNLLIYGLGGVIVPFVGIKLIDLLVGLFF is encoded by the coding sequence ATGAAAGATAATAAATCAGCTTCTTTGTTTCCAAAGGAGCAAGTTATAGAAAGTTTGAAACAGGCATTCGTGAAACTGAACCCGCGGATGATGATAAAGAACCCGATTATGTTTACAGTAGAAGTGGCTACAGTGGTCATGCTGCTTGTAACGCTCTACTCCATTGTAAACTCTTCACAAGGTTCGTTTGCTTACAATATTGCCGTGTTTATCATTCTGTTTGTAACCTTGTTGTTTGCCAATTTTGCTGAAGCTATTGCCGAAGCACGTGGTAAAGCACAGGCCGACAGCTTGCGTAAGACTCGTGAAGAGACACCGGCAAAGAAGGTGGAAGGTAATAAAATCGTTATCGTCAGTTCTTCACAGTTGAAGAAAGGAGATGTGTTTGTTTGTGAGGCCGGAGACGTGATTCCTTCCGATGGTGAGATTATTGAAGGCTTGGCTTCTATTGATGAAAGTGCTATCACCGGCGAGTCTGCCCCGGTTATTCGTGAGGCAGGTGGCGACAAGAGTTCTGTAACGGGTGGTACGAAGGTATTGTCCGATCATATAAAAGTAATGGTGACTACTCAACCGGGAGAAAGTTTTCTCGATAAGATGATTGCACTGGTGGAAGGTGCTTCCCGCCAGAAAACCCCGAATGAGATTGCGTTGACTATTCTGTTGGCAGGTTTTACGCTTGTTTTCGTCATAGTGTGTGTTACCTTGAAACCGTTTGCCGACTATAGTAATACGGTCATCACCATTGCTTCACTTATTTCTTTGTTTGTGTGTCTGATTCCGACAACTATCGGTGGACTTCTCTCTGCCATCGGTATTGCCGGTATGGACCGCGCGCTTCGTGCCAACGTGATTACTAAATCCGGTAAAGCAGTAGAGACTGCCGGTGATATTGATACGTTGTTGCTGGATAAAACAGGTACTATCACAATCGGTAACCGTAAGGCAACTCATTTCCATACGGCTCCGGGTGTTAATTTGCATGATTTTGTGGAGACTTGTCTGTTGTCTTCCTTGTCCGATGAAACACCGGAAGGTAAGTCTATCGTAGAACTGGGACGTGAGTCGGGCATCCGTATGCGTAACCTGAATACAACAGGAGCACGTATGATTAAATTTACGGCTGAAACCAAATGTTCGGGAGTAGACCTGGCAGATGGAACACAGATTCGTAAAGGTGCTTTCGACGCTATCCGTAAGATGGTGGAAGGAGAAGGAAATGAATTTCCGAAAGAAGTGGAAGAGATCATCTCTTCTATCTCCAGCAATGGTGGTACGCCGTTGGTAGTATGTGTAAACAAGAAAGTGACCGGTGTCATTGAGTTGCAGGATATTATCAAACCGGGTATTCAGGAACGTTTCGAACGTCTGCGTAAGATGGGAGTGAAGACGGTCATGGTGACAGGAGATAACCCGTTAACTGCAAAATATATTGCCGAAAAAGCCGGTGTGGATGATTTTATCGCTGAAGCTAAACCGGAAGATAAGATGGAATATATCAAGAAGGAGCAGCAGGCCGGTAAATTGGTTGCAATGATGGGAGACGGAACGAACGATGCCCCTGCTCTGGCGCAAGCCAATGTAGGTGTAGCCATGAATAGCGGTACACAGGCTGCAAAGGAAGCTGGTAATATGGTCGATCTGGATAACGATCCGACAAAACTGATCGAGATCGTGGAAATCGGTAAACAATTGTTGATGACACGTGGTACACTGACCACTTTCTCTATCGCCAATGACGTAGCGAAGTATTTTGCGATCGTTCCAGCCTTGTTTATGGTTGCTATTCCTGAACTGGCAGCTTTGAATATCATGCACCTGCATAGTCCTGAAAGCGCCATTCTTTCAGCGGTTATTTTTAATGCGATTATTATTCCGATTCTGATTCCGCTGGCTTTGCGTGGTGTGCAATACAAACCGATAGGTGCAAGTGCCTTGCTTCGCCGTAATCTGTTGATCTATGGTTTGGGTGGTGTGATTGTTCCTTTCGTGGGAATCAAGTTGATAGATTTATTGGTAGGTTTATTCTTTTAA
- a CDS encoding K(+)-transporting ATPase subunit C, whose product MKTLLKSLKITLAFCVFFSVFYILILWLFAQVAGPNKGNAEVATLDGKVVGAANVGQMFTKDIYFWGRPSSAGDGYDATSSAGSNKGPTNQEYLDEVKARIDTFLVHHPYLDRADVPAEMVTASASGLDPDITPRCAYVQVKRVAQARGLTEEQVRAIVDKSIEKPFLGFLGTEKVNVLKLNIALEESNK is encoded by the coding sequence ATGAAAACTTTATTGAAGTCATTAAAAATAACGCTTGCTTTTTGTGTCTTTTTCTCCGTATTCTATATCCTTATCTTGTGGCTGTTTGCACAGGTTGCAGGTCCTAATAAGGGAAATGCTGAGGTAGCTACGCTGGATGGGAAAGTAGTGGGAGCAGCCAATGTGGGTCAGATGTTTACAAAAGATATTTATTTCTGGGGACGTCCATCTTCTGCCGGAGACGGATATGATGCTACGAGTTCCGCAGGTAGTAATAAAGGGCCTACGAATCAGGAATATCTGGATGAAGTGAAAGCGCGTATCGATACTTTCCTTGTGCATCATCCTTATTTAGACCGTGCGGATGTGCCTGCCGAAATGGTTACAGCCAGTGCTTCGGGACTGGATCCTGATATTACTCCCCGATGTGCGTACGTACAAGTGAAGAGAGTGGCGCAAGCACGCGGATTAACAGAAGAACAAGTAAGAGCGATTGTTGATAAAAGCATAGAAAAACCGTTCCTGGGATTTTTGGGAACAGAAAAGGTGAACGTGCTGAAATTGAATATAGCTCTTGAAGAAAGTAATAAGTAA